In Nymphalis io chromosome 11, ilAglIoxx1.1, whole genome shotgun sequence, one genomic interval encodes:
- the LOC126771887 gene encoding uncharacterized protein LOC126771887, whose amino-acid sequence MNIKSIILFFLYITPTVFCVRCYQCASSQNLIEDTCGAYKRFDTDSHIAVECGSDESHIPGSFCVKLTQQGPKGFIWDGRWRQVIRRCASVSETGVTGVCNWGVYENGVYWEECYCSSDECNSASSIYIHIALLSSAIVAVILS is encoded by the exons atgaatattaagtcaattatattattctttttatacatTACTCCTAcag TTTTCTGCGTGAGATGTTATCAATGTGCGTCGTCGCAAAATTTAATAGAAGATACATGTGGGGCTTACAAAAGATTCGACACAGATAGTCATATTGCAGTAGAATGCGGCAGTGATGAATCCCATATACCTGGATCATTTTGTGTAAAGCTCACGCAGCAAGGACCCAAAGGATTTATAT GGGATGGTCGCTGGCGTCAAGTGATCAGGCGTTGTGCATCGGTCTCAGAGACTGGAGTAACTGGTGTTTGCAACTGGGGTGTCTATGAAAATGGTGTTTACTGGGAGGAGTGTTACTGTTCGTCTGACGAGTGCAATAGTGCCTcatctatttatatacacatagcTCTATTATCAAGTGCTATTGTCGCAGTTATACTTtcgtaa